The region AAGTAGAACGTATGGTTCAGGAAGCAGAACAATATGCTGATGACGATAAAAATCGTCGTGAATCGGCAGAACTTCGGAATCAAGCTGAGACACTACTCTACAGTACAGAGAAGACGATGGGAGAACTTGGCGATAAGCTCCCAGAAGCAGACAAAGAGAAAATCACCGCTGTCAGTGAGCAACTTCGAAAGAGCTTGGAAGGAGATGATCCTGAGGCTATTCGCAGTGACATCGAGGCACTTACCCAAGCATCCCACAAACTTGCTGAGTTGCTTTACAGTCAATCAGCAGCAAACCCATCTGATTCAGATCAGCCGGGCGATGATCAAAACCAAGGTGGTGGTTCAGGCAGCAAGCAAGAAGACGACAACATTGTTGATGCAGAGTACGAGGAAGTTAAAAAGTAATCTTTTCGCATCCTCAGGAAGGAGGCCCCGTTGGCCAAACGTGATTATTATGAAGTACTAGGGGTCTCCCAAAACGTTAGCCCGGAAGACCTGAAGAAGGCCTACCGAAAAGTGGCCATGAAGTATCACCCAGATCGTAATCCGGGTGATTCAGATGCTGAACTGAAATTCAAAGAAGCAACTGAAGCTTATGAGGTTCTGAGTGATTCTCAGAAGCGTTCTCGCTATGACCAATTCGGCCATGCTGCTGAAGGTATGGGAGATGGTTTTAGCGGTGGCTTCAGTGGCGGTGGTTTCAGCGACATCTTTGGAGATCTCTTCGGAGATATCTTCGGAAATACTGGGGGTCAACGTAGCCGCGGTGAACGTGGTTCGGATCTCCAATACAATATGGAGATTTCTTTCGAGGAAGCCGCATTTGGGCATTCGACTGAAGTGGATATCCCGAGAATGGAAACCTGCGACACATGTGGGGGACTAGGGGCTAAATCAGAATCCGATATAGAAGTCTGTCGGGTCTGTAGCGGGACAGGCCAACAGCGAATCCAGCAGGGCTTCTTTAGTGTCGCAACAACCTGCCGCTCTTGTGGTGGGCAGGGAAAAACTGTTCGCAATCCTTGTGGAACCTGTCGTGGTAAAAAGCGTGTTCCTAAAACAAGGACCATTCGAATCAACATTCCTGCGGGGGTAGATAACAATTCCAGAATCAAACTCTCTGGTGAGGGTGAACATGGGATTGATGGGGGACCTCCGGGAGACCTCTACGTTGTGATTCGTGTGAAGAAACATCCGATCTTCGAACGGGATGGATCTGA is a window of SAR324 cluster bacterium DNA encoding:
- the dnaJ gene encoding molecular chaperone DnaJ; translated protein: MAKRDYYEVLGVSQNVSPEDLKKAYRKVAMKYHPDRNPGDSDAELKFKEATEAYEVLSDSQKRSRYDQFGHAAEGMGDGFSGGFSGGGFSDIFGDLFGDIFGNTGGQRSRGERGSDLQYNMEISFEEAAFGHSTEVDIPRMETCDTCGGLGAKSESDIEVCRVCSGTGQQRIQQGFFSVATTCRSCGGQGKTVRNPCGTCRGKKRVPKTRTIRINIPAGVDNNSRIKLSGEGEHGIDGGPPGDLYVVIRVKKHPIFERDGS